The Fusarium falciforme chromosome 12, complete sequence DNA window CTgagaatataattaaacttaccCGATGAACTTGAAACCGTCATCATGGTTCTCACTCTTAGGCCTCAGCACACAAGGCCACCTGAGACCAACAACAGCCACAATCAGATCCCCTTCCAACATTTCGTGATGACCTAGTCCCATGTGGCCACTGTCTGCGACAAAGAATCTTCGCTCACAGTAGGCGTCCATGACTTCTTGAATCCAGCTCAAGTCGAACCCGAGCTTGTAGAATGTCTGTAATATTTCGTTGCGGGCAGCATCCTGTTCCGGCGTCTCCCTTGACATTTGCGTCACGTCGTAAAAGTTCATATACTTTTCCGTGTACGTCTCCGTTGTGATGTTCTTGCGCTGCAATGTCTTGGTCAATGGAAGACCACCAATGAGCGTAAGGCCGAATGCGGTTTCGACTTCCTCTCCAGTTGGATATGACTTGAGCCGGTCCATACAGTCATTGTACACCTCTCGAAGTCGACTATTTTGGAAAAGCTCTCCGAAATGGCGGTACTGGCTTCTGTATGTGACGCGGCCTATGATTTTGCCCTGAACCGCGAGAGCAAGGGGCTCTTCTGTGGGAATAAAGGTGTGTTTGCCCTTGTCACCCTCGGTTTCCTTGAACGGTTGACCGATTCCCCAAGTGCAGCCATAACCAGTCTCCATTCTCCAATCGGGGACCCAGCTTGGCCATCCTGGTACTTCACTCCGCTGTCGGGCAGACCATATGGTGTCCAGACCATCCATGAACTCTGACTTGATGATCTCCTCGGTTGCCTGGGCATAAACCTCTTCGACAGAGAGTGAGTAGTCAATGCGCACGCCCTTGTCGCCCCAGAAGCGGCGATCCTCTTCACTAATACCAACTAGGGCAAATACCTTGTCTCGAGGATCCGTGGCTTGACGAGGTCGCAGACGTTCAAGAAGATCCCGTAACGCCCATCTGCATGTAGGCCGCGTCTTCTGGCCAAAGAGCTGAGGCATGTATTCACTGCCTGATTTGGAACGCCATGGGATTGCAACCATCTGGGTGACGAGGCACATGCCATCCACCTTGCGACTGTTCCTATCGTGGATGGCTTTGGCTTTGTGGCAGAACCACCTGGCTGCTGCGCTGACGTGCTCCCAAGGAAGGCTGTGTGGTCCACAGACGACAATGGCCTTGCGAGCTTGGATGATTTCTTGTACAGTCCACATGCGTTGGAACCAGGGTCGGTCAAAGAATTCAGAAAAGGCGTCCCATGAGGTCTCGTCGTCGAAAGGGATGCCCAACTCGAGAGACTGTTCTTGGGTGAACTTCTCAACTCGCTCAAGCTTTGTCTTCTCGTGCTCTCCGTCGTCGGCGTATGCGTCCCATCGAAACATGTCTGTAGCCTTGGGGAGGGCAATGTCGCCCACTTTTTTGACAAAGTCAAAGGCCAAAGGAGTGGACGCAATAGCTGGTCCCAACCATGCAAGGACTGTTTCGGCCTCTGCGTAAAGTGAGTAGGGTGTGCTCAGTGCGGAGGCGCGGTGTTGGACTTACTGTCATAAATCATGCTCATTTTGGAGACTTGTTCCGCCTTTTCTTCCAAGTCATCTTGATTGATGCATATTTGATCAATCCACAAGGCCTTGTGGGGGCTGAACTTGATGATCTCGCCAAGCGCCTCATACAACGAGGGAGTGACTCTGAGGACTTCTCCATCACACGGTAATTCGACAAGATTGCTAGGATCCCCCCAGCAGTATGAAAGTGCCGTGTATTTGATAGGGTCTTCGGGATTCAGCTCGACATGCTCAAGGCTCGCCTCGAGTGGGCCGTCTTGGGTAGGCTGAGTGACGGTGACGAGGCGGATCTGGGACGTAGTCACCGGTTTGTAAGTGTAAGAAGTCATGATTGGAGAATGCCAGGAAAGAGTCCACGTGTATGTAAGTTAGCTATGAAAAAAATTTGCACTTTTGCTTCTCTTTATTCTTTATGAGTGGGTGCCTGATGAGGCCTCTAGGGCCTCTCATTTGGCCCCCACTGTGGCGGAGTGTCTGACTGCAGCGCACAGCCGCCTCATAGACGGGATCTTCGGTATAGCCTCACTTGCCACGGGCCTAGTCTCCATCGCATGAAGTTCACGGCATTCAATGGTTTCATTAAGACGTATCAGAATATGTTGGCTTGCGGGACTGCATGAAGATGGCCCTACTCAGCCCTCACTGTCTAGCATGCCCAGGACATCTAGAACGCTCTGCCAAATCATGTAACCCTCTTCCCAGGGAGCAGCATGTCTGCCTTGGCAGCGGTGGCTCTGACCACTTTGATTCCTTGGATCTCCTTCAAatgcctcttcatcttgtctGCTTGGGCGATCGACACCAGTTGATCCTCGGGACTTTGATCAAGGAGAACGAGACGGGCGACCCTCTCTTCCTCACCCCTTTTAGTCAGCGTCTTGACATCGAACCTTGCCGGACTTGCCGCTGGCCATGTAGTTTGGTCCTCTCCAAAAGCTTGTACTAGTAGAATCTTGCAGACTTCCTGAAGATGTTGGTGCGAGTCGCCCAGATCACTGACAAGATCTGGATGTCGTATAGACCGTTCAAGCCAAGTACGGCCGCAGGACGTGGAAGCGGAGGTATGTCTTCGAACTCGGGACCCCAGTGTTGCGCGTCAAACAAAGCCGCCTGGATGCAAGGCAAGCGCCAGCGCTATGGCCCGATAAAAGGAACGAGTCATCTTCCAGTCCGAGTGAGCAAAGTAGAGTGAAAGCTTGAACATCCTTGATGTGTCCCGGGTGCCTTGCGCCGCGAGACGCATCTAGTTGACCCCCCTTCTTCGGATCATAGGGCAAAGTGGGATGCGTAGGAAACGGGGAGAGGGTGTAGTTGATGGAGGCGATTGCTGAGATAGGCACATCCGAATCGTCAGATGAAAGCGCATGAGCCACTGCTGCTTCAATAGATGGGGAGTCCAGGAAAGGATCTCTCCAGGCACCGCCATGAATATAGACGAGCCATCGGGGACCCTTGGAAGTGGAAGAAATGGAAGGGAGGGTCGTGATGGCTTCGCCAATGCCGATAAGGACTTGATAAAGCGTGGAGCATAGACGGTGACGTTTTGGAAGCGGTTTGGATTTGAGGCATGCGGGATGTTTTTTGGCAACATAGACAGAAACAGGATTGAGAAGATGAGGTCTGGCAACTTCTGCAAGCTGCCACTTTGCGTCCTCGTTATTGATATTCATGGTAGTCGACATGATGAATCTTGCCGGCTTGTGGAGAAACAACGTCTGCAGTGGTCATGCGCCCTCTCCTCTATTTATGTACTCAAAGGCTGTTAGGGTTGCAATATCTAGCATATCGACTGCAACCTTCGATTTTTTGCCTCGGTGACTTGTCTCTATTAGGGCAATACACTATGGACAATGGAGATTGTGCTACTCTGGCTGTGCTTTAGCGCTGACGGGTCTGGTTACAGCAGATACAAGGTTAATACATGCTTGATTCTGGCCTCTTCCCACTCTTCGATCAAGAATCAATGGAGAAAATCGTTACCTATGCCATGGCTTGCATGATTTTAGGGCCTAGTTCCACTTGAGATGAGTGGTCATAGAGGAAAGAAACGCATTGTGTCTCTGTGAATGAGCCACTCGCTAGACAATATCGACGAGACGTATGACAAGCGCCTTTGGCGAACATAAATCCTTGCCTCGTTTGTTCTTCTACCTAGACAAATGACCCTCCGTTGGCCCCAATGACCTGCCCAGAAACCCACGAGCTGTTTGGCCCGGTGAGGAATATCGCCAAACCCGCAATCTCCTCCGGTCTACCAAGACGACCCAAGGGGCTATAATTAGCGATGCTGTCAATAAGTTTCTGCTATTTGCCCTTGAAGAACAGTTCAGTCGCAGTAGGGCCCGGGGCAATGGCGTTGACCGTGATTCCGTACTTGGCGCCAAGAtccttggccaagatccGTGTCATTTGCTCAATGGAGCCCTTGGTGGAAGCGTGAAGTAGATAACGGGGCGCGACCTGGGACTGGTGCAGAACACCACGTAACTCAGAGACGAAACTCAAGCGTACTAAAATCTAGTTTCGTTTCTAAAGCTGAGCCGCCGCTGAGCTCGGGCTGAGGGGGTTGAAGCTTGGGACACGTTTAGGGTTCCAGAAACCGCTCTAGATTCGTGTCCCGTTTTTAGGACCTTAAAATACGTCACACCTTATATGAGATGGGTTTTAGCCTAAAATTTGGGCTAGTAAGTAACATCCCAGTACATGCTCTATCCTAGCTTATTCTATCCCAGGCTATCtgatatcttataatattcgGCCCcaggatatttaatatcctaTGACATTCAGTAGCCCGGGACGTTTAATAACCCAGGGCGCCTAATAACCTAGTGTATTTTATCCTAGGATGAAATATGTCCCAGTACGTTACGTCCCGTTCTAGGATATGCCCCGGGATACTTGTTTGTTTATATTATTCATTAGCCATCCCAGCCGCCCTTGTAGCGGCTATGCAGCGGATGATTATAAATGCAGGTGCACCCGATTTTTACTTCTAGAAAACGGGTCTCTCCGTTAAATGTTGTCCTGGTCCTGGGAGCTATTTCTCCACGACACTGCTTCGCCATCAACCTGAATAAGGATTCCGTCCACTAATAATCTTTCGATCTGTTCTATGTCCGTGTGCTTGTTAGGCCTTTCCTGGCCCTCTTCTATTTCTATACACTAGATATCGCTCTTTAATGTTACGAGTATTTAAGGACTACGGACGGGACTGCTCGGAATTATCCACTTTAAGGATTATTTTCGCTGCTTATACTGTTATGGTTGAATAATAGAGTGTGCGTTTGACGTTCACATATGGTTGCTTGCCTGCATATATTCGGTATCCACACCGTCTGCGGTCCGCAGGCACTGGTCGGTGTCGACCTTGTTGATGGCATGAAGGTAGGCACGGAGGCTGCTTTTGCCCGTGCGCATATGTGCCCCCTGGTATGTGTGTCGAGTACTGCATTGTCGGGCTTCACCCAGAGTCTGAAGAGCTCCCTGCTGTGCTTGCCTGTCTCCCAGGGTGTCTTCCATTCGGTCCTCATCGTATGACAGATAATGAATTGGTGGTTACCAGTAGGAGCCGTGGGGACTCTGGTTCTAGTGGTGGTGTGGCGAGTGTGTGTCTGTCGGGGTTGACGCCGGCGGCCTCTTTCGCCGCCCGGTCTGCCGCCTCTTTGCCTGGCACTCCGACATGTCCTAGGATCTGTCTAATAATGGTTTAATGGGGCCGACCTCGGGACCGACTTATAGAAATATTCATATTAAGTGAAATCGCTTTCTAGAGGCTAGATGACAGCCCTgactagattaataataagtaatttaccTTCTATAAAGAGCACTTATgatatctaatttattaaaggtacCGACCTGGCCCATTGAAATCAGTTTCCGTTTCTTTAATGGTTAGGAAATCCATAGTTGCTTATCACTAAGCGATAGAGGGTCTATAACGTTTTTTCAAGCCATCGCAAATAGAAGTCGATGGTGTTTAGCACTTCCATTTATTACGGCATTTGCCTACCTACTTACAAAATAAGAACATGAACTGCAGCTTCTCGGCACAGGTCGAGGCAG harbors:
- a CDS encoding HET domain-containing protein, translated to MTSYTYKPVTTSQIRLVTVTQPTQDGPLEASLEHVELNPEDPIKYTALSYCWGDPSNLVELPCDGEVLRVTPSLYEALGEIIKFSPHKALWIDQICINQDDLEEKAEQVSKMSMIYDKAETVLAWLGPAIASTPLAFDFVKKVGDIALPKATDMFRWDAYADDGEHEKTKLERVEKFTQEQSLELGIPFDDETSWDAFSEFFDRPWFQRMWTVQEIIQARKAIVVCGPHSLPWEHVSAAARWFCHKAKAIHDRNSRKVDGMCLVTQMVAIPWRSKSGSEYMPQLFGQKTRPTCRWALRDLLERLRPRQATDPRDKVFALVGISEEDRRFWGDKGVRIDYSLSVEEVYAQATEEIIKSEFMDGLDTIWSARQRSEVPGWPSWVPDWRMETGYGCTWGIGQPFKETEGDKGKHTFIPTEEPLALAVQGKIIGRVTYRSQYRHFGELFQNSRLREVYNDCMDRLKSYPTGEEVETAFGLTLIGGLPLTKTLQRKNITTETYTEKYMNFYDVTQMSRETPEQDAARNEILQTFYKLGFDLSWIQEVMDAYCERRFFVADSGHMGLGHHEMLEGDLIVAVVGLRWPCVLRPKSENHDDGFKFIGEAYCHGLMNGEAIQELPKDEEDNYIGQLILLK